The Flavobacterium faecale genomic sequence GCATCACTGTCTGCGGTAAAGACTACTTTGTCCTCATTTTGTTCTCCTTGTAACCAAACTTTTGATTGGCAACCTTTGATCAAGTTGTTATCTGTTTTGTATTCTTCTTCAATAAGAGGTAATTTTTTCCCAAGTTCGATGATGTATTCATAACGTTCCATCCAATCATCAAACATTGAAAATTCATCTACGATCTCGTCTTGTATATCTTTAATTTTCATTGTTTTGTTTTGCAAATGAATTAATCTTTAGTACTATTTTTTCTATTTCGGCTGGCGGAAAACCATGGTCAAAACTAGCCGATTGATAGGTTTTATCTTTATAGGTAATCTTCAAATTTGCAATCGCGGCACCGTCATAAAACCGTTTTTCGGTGGGTGCTTTCAAGTTTTTAAGATCCT encodes the following:
- a CDS encoding SufE family protein — its product is MKIKDIQDEIVDEFSMFDDWMERYEYIIELGKKLPLIEEEYKTDNNLIKGCQSKVWLQGEQNEDKVVFTADSDAILTKGIIAILIRTFSNQSAIDIINADMGFIDEIGLKEHLSPTRANGLVSMIKNIKMYALAFDAKK